One segment of Tenrec ecaudatus isolate mTenEca1 chromosome 1, mTenEca1.hap1, whole genome shotgun sequence DNA contains the following:
- the NHSL3 gene encoding NHS-like protein 3 isoform X2 gives MGNSHHKRKAPSGPRVRSFWRFGRSAKRPAGSAKAENDKRLSTGPGQGPAAGVDEHSDNVFFPSGRPPHLEELHTQAQEGLRSLQHQEKQKLSKGAWDHGDTQSIQSSRTGPDEDSISFCSQATSYTGETSTAEDALSIRSEMIQRRGSTFRPHDSFPKKSGRRRRTRRSTVLGLPQHVQKELGLRNEREAPGTPRPPGPRDAVRIPTVDGHPAGLSSGSGVRVSLQALEVEAEAGAEAQAEAMLQRHIDSVYRDDTLVGRSTGARPPPLTRPMSLAVPGMTGGVGPPEPLSPAMSISPQATYLSKLIPHAVLPPTVDVVALGRRSLRTLSRCSLHSASPASVRSLGRFSSASSPRPRSRHPSSSSDTWSHSQSSDTIVSDGSTLSSKGGSEGRPEGSVASTGVAPLPQGGSGRGSPSGGSTAEASDTTSIRSGGQLSSRSVSLRKLKRPPPPPRRTYSLHQRGSVPPEGPLGLPPRPDRKQQSQQPRPPTTGGPEGVGAVACPSSSAGSWVPGLSPSGSRRPPRSPERTLSPSSGYSSQSGTPTLPPKGLTGAPASPGKTQPPKPERITSLRSPGVSVSSSLTSLCSSSSDPAPSERSGLQMSTTLGDRFAIPPHPKVPAPFSPPPLKPKNPNQPVPAPAAPALASGPVSIPDGTPVTPPAAQTSLTPPQEPSVISKNLSPPPSPPPSYHPPPPPTKKPEVVEEDPPAPATAEGPLQDPSWPPPPPPASDEQDLSMADFPPPEEAFFLAGPEPPGPSEPLEPVCSLVTLPPAATSSSQNQPPGAPEPPAPPPLTSALGVLAKPPQKELVGGSKCSGSTREDSGTPLVTPSLLQMVRLRSVGAPTAGPAPVPGPAAPQKPLRRALSGRASPVPGPSSGLHAAVRLKASSLAASETLAGAQANGPAEAEPRSPQSPAPVASFIFAKGTKKLPRERPGSPEAPVDLQRNLVAELRSISEQRPSQAPKKPLKTPPPVARKPSVGVPPPSSPNFPRAEPLPAPPTNGLLHPDTRTKGEPAENGGIELLVGPEDRQQGLPGPDPPKELV, from the exons GCTCTGCCAAAGCTGAGAATGACAAACGTCTCAGCACAGGGCCCGGCCAGGGGCCAGCGGCAGGCGTGGATGAGCATTCGGACAATGTCTTCTTCCCCAGTGGGCGGCCTCCTCACTTGGAGGAGCTGCACACACAGGCCCAGGAGGGGCTCCGTTCGCTGCAGCACCAAG aaaaacagaaactgAGCAAGGGGGCCTGGGACCATGGAGACACCCAGAGCATCCAG TCCTCACGGACAGGCCCGGATGAAGACAGCATCTCCTTCTGCAGCCAGGCCACGTCCTATACGGGAGAGACCTCCACCGCCGAGGACGCCCTCTCCATCCGCTCCGAGATGATCCAGCGCAGAG GCTCTACCTTCCGACCCCATGACTCTTTCCCCAAAAAGTCGGGGCGACGGCGGCGCACTCGCCGGAGCACGGTGCTGGGGCTGCCGCAGCATGTGCAGAAGGAACTGG GCCTGCGGAATGAGCGAGAGGCCCCAGGTACCCCCCGGCCTCCTGGCCCCCGGGATGCCGTGCGCATCCCCACAGTGGACGGCCACCCAGCAGGCTTGTCCTCCGGGTCGGGGGTCCGGGTGTCCCTGCAGGCCCTGGAGGTGGAGGCTGAAGCGGGGGCTGAGGCCCAGGCGGAGGCCATGCTGCAGCGCCACATTGACTCTGTCTACCGGGATGACACCCTCGTTGGCCGGTCCACGGGGGCCCGGCCTCCTCCACTGACCCGGCCCATGTCCTTGGCGGTGCCTGGGATGACTGGAGGGGTGGGGCCTCCAGAGCCCCTAAGCCCAGCCATGTCCATCTCGCCCCAGGCCACTTACCTCTCCAAACTGATCCCGCACGCAGTGCTGCCGCCCACGGTGGATGTGGTGGCCCTGGGCCGCCGCAGCCTGCGTACGCTGAGCCGCTGTAGCCTGCACTCTGCCAGCCCGGCCTCGGTGCGCTCCCTGGGCCGCTTCTCCTCGGCCTCGAGCCCACGGCCCCGCAGCCGCCACCCTTCATCTTCCAGCGACACCTGGAGCCACTCGCAGTCCTCAGACACCATCGTGTCCGACGGCTCCACGCTCTCCTCCAAGGGTGGCTCTGAGGGCCGGCCCGAGGGCTCTGTGGCCAGCACCGGTGTGGCACCCCTTCCCCAGGGCGGTAGCGGGAGGGGCTCTCCCAGTGGGGGCAGCACTGCAGAGGCCTCGGACACGACCAGCATTCGGAGTGGCGGGCAGCTGTCCAGCCGGAGCGTGTCCCTGCGGAAGCTGAAGCGGCCTCCGCCACCCCCCCGCCGGACCTACTCGCTCCACCAGCGGGGCTCAGTGCCCCCTGAGGGGCCTTTGGGGCTGCCACCCAGGCCCGATCGCAAGCAGCAGTCACAGCAGCCTCGGCCACCCACCACTGGGGGGCCcgaaggggtgggggcagtggccTGTCCGTCCAGCTCAGCAGGCAGCTGGGTACCGGGcttgtctccaagtggctcccggCGCCCCCCGCGTTCCCCGGAACGGACACTCTCCCCCTCCAGTGGGTATTCCAGCCAAAGCGgcacccctaccctccctcccaagGGCCTGACAGGTGCCCCCGCATCCCCAGgcaagacccagccccctaagcccgaGCGTATCACCTCGCTGCGATCTCCCGGGGTTTCCGTCTcctcttccctcacttccctgtgCTCCTCTTCCTCTGACCCGGCCCCCTCAGAGCGCTCTGGTTTGCAAATGTCCACCACTCTGGGTGACAGGTTCGCCATACCTCCACACCCCAAGGTGCCTGCCCCCTTCTCGCCACCCCCCTTGAAGCCCAAGAATCCTAACCAGCCTGTCCCtgccccggctgcccctgctctgGCTTCTGGGCCTGTCTCTATACCTGATGGCACCCCTGTGACCCCTCCTGCCGCTCAGACATCTCTGACCCCACCCCAGGAGCCTTCTGTCATCTCCAAAAACCTGTCACCCCCACCATCCCCACCTCCATCTTACCATCCGCCTCCACCACCCACCAAGAAGCCTGAGGTAGTTGAGGAGGATCCGCCTGCCCCAGCAACTGCTGAAGggcccctccaggaccccagcTGGCCCCCGCCTCCGCCGCCTGCATCCGACGAGCAGGACCTGTCCATGGCCGACTTCCCCCCACCTGAGGAGGCCTTCTTTCTGGCTGGCCCTGAGCCCCCAGGCCCCTCGGAGCCCCTGGAGCCTGTCTGCTCTCTAGTCACCTTGCCTCCCGCAGCCACCAGCTCTTCCCAGAACCAGCCTCCCGGTGCTCCAGAGCCCCCGGCCCCGCCGCCTCTGACTTCTGCTTTAGGAGTTCTGGCCAAGCCCCCCCAGAAGGAACTGGTGGGCGGCAGCAAGTGCAGTGGGTCTACCAGGGAGGACTCGGGCACACCCCTGGTCACGCCGTCGCTCCTGCAGATGGTGCGGCTGCGCTCCGTGGGTGCACCCACAGCTGGTCCAGCCCCAGTGCCAGGGCCAGCAGCGCCCCAGAAGCCACTACGGCGGGCCCTGTCAGGGCGGGCCAGCCCAGTGCCTGGCCCCTCCTCGGGGCTGCACGCAGCCGTCCGACTCAAGGCCTCCAGCCTGGCTGCCAGCGAGACACTTGCAGGTGCCCAGGCCAACGGGCCAGCTGAGGCGGAGCCCCGGTCCCCCCAGTCTCCTGCCCCTGTGGCCAGCTTCATATTTGCCAAGGGCACCAAGAAGCTGCCACGGGAGCGGCCGGGCTCACCGGAGGCCCCGGTGGACCTCCAACGGAATCTGGTCGCTGAACTTCGGAGCATCTCTGAGCAACGGCCTTCCCAGGCCCCAAAGAAGCCCTTGAAGACGCCCCCACCTGTGGCCCGcaagccctctgtgggagtgcccCCGCCCTCCTCCCCTAACTTTCCTCGGGCTGAGCCCCTTCCTGCTCCTCCTACCAATGGGCTCCTTCACCCGGATACCAGGACTAAGGGAGAGCCGGCTGAGAATGGAGGCATCGAGCTGCTGGTGGGCCCAGAGGACCGGCAGCAGGGCCTGCCTGGCCCAG ACCCACCCAAAGAGCTGGTCTGA
- the NHSL3 gene encoding NHS-like protein 3 isoform X3, giving the protein MVVLLGRHLPALLGLFKKGSAKAENDKRLSTGPGQGPAAGVDEHSDNVFFPSGRPPHLEELHTQAQEGLRSLQHQEKQKLSKGAWDHGDTQSIQSSRTGPDEDSISFCSQATSYTGETSTAEDALSIRSEMIQRRGSTFRPHDSFPKKSGRRRRTRRSTVLGLPQHVQKELGLRNEREAPGTPRPPGPRDAVRIPTVDGHPAGLSSGSGVRVSLQALEVEAEAGAEAQAEAMLQRHIDSVYRDDTLVGRSTGARPPPLTRPMSLAVPGMTGGVGPPEPLSPAMSISPQATYLSKLIPHAVLPPTVDVVALGRRSLRTLSRCSLHSASPASVRSLGRFSSASSPRPRSRHPSSSSDTWSHSQSSDTIVSDGSTLSSKGGSEGRPEGSVASTGVAPLPQGGSGRGSPSGGSTAEASDTTSIRSGGQLSSRSVSLRKLKRPPPPPRRTYSLHQRGSVPPEGPLGLPPRPDRKQQSQQPRPPTTGGPEGVGAVACPSSSAGSWVPGLSPSGSRRPPRSPERTLSPSSGYSSQSGTPTLPPKGLTGAPASPGKTQPPKPERITSLRSPGVSVSSSLTSLCSSSSDPAPSERSGLQMSTTLGDRFAIPPHPKVPAPFSPPPLKPKNPNQPVPAPAAPALASGPVSIPDGTPVTPPAAQTSLTPPQEPSVISKNLSPPPSPPPSYHPPPPPTKKPEVVEEDPPAPATAEGPLQDPSWPPPPPPASDEQDLSMADFPPPEEAFFLAGPEPPGPSEPLEPVCSLVTLPPAATSSSQNQPPGAPEPPAPPPLTSALGVLAKPPQKELVGGSKCSGSTREDSGTPLVTPSLLQMVRLRSVGAPTAGPAPVPGPAAPQKPLRRALSGRASPVPGPSSGLHAAVRLKASSLAASETLAGAQANGPAEAEPRSPQSPAPVASFIFAKGTKKLPRERPGSPEAPVDLQRNLVAELRSISEQRPSQAPKKPLKTPPPVARKPSVGVPPPSSPNFPRAEPLPAPPTNGLLHPDTRTKGEPAENGGIELLVGPEDRQQGLPGPDPPKELV; this is encoded by the exons ATGGTAGTACTTCTGGGCCGCCACCTCCCGGCGCTTCTCGGGCTCTTTAAGAAGG GCTCTGCCAAAGCTGAGAATGACAAACGTCTCAGCACAGGGCCCGGCCAGGGGCCAGCGGCAGGCGTGGATGAGCATTCGGACAATGTCTTCTTCCCCAGTGGGCGGCCTCCTCACTTGGAGGAGCTGCACACACAGGCCCAGGAGGGGCTCCGTTCGCTGCAGCACCAAG aaaaacagaaactgAGCAAGGGGGCCTGGGACCATGGAGACACCCAGAGCATCCAG TCCTCACGGACAGGCCCGGATGAAGACAGCATCTCCTTCTGCAGCCAGGCCACGTCCTATACGGGAGAGACCTCCACCGCCGAGGACGCCCTCTCCATCCGCTCCGAGATGATCCAGCGCAGAG GCTCTACCTTCCGACCCCATGACTCTTTCCCCAAAAAGTCGGGGCGACGGCGGCGCACTCGCCGGAGCACGGTGCTGGGGCTGCCGCAGCATGTGCAGAAGGAACTGG GCCTGCGGAATGAGCGAGAGGCCCCAGGTACCCCCCGGCCTCCTGGCCCCCGGGATGCCGTGCGCATCCCCACAGTGGACGGCCACCCAGCAGGCTTGTCCTCCGGGTCGGGGGTCCGGGTGTCCCTGCAGGCCCTGGAGGTGGAGGCTGAAGCGGGGGCTGAGGCCCAGGCGGAGGCCATGCTGCAGCGCCACATTGACTCTGTCTACCGGGATGACACCCTCGTTGGCCGGTCCACGGGGGCCCGGCCTCCTCCACTGACCCGGCCCATGTCCTTGGCGGTGCCTGGGATGACTGGAGGGGTGGGGCCTCCAGAGCCCCTAAGCCCAGCCATGTCCATCTCGCCCCAGGCCACTTACCTCTCCAAACTGATCCCGCACGCAGTGCTGCCGCCCACGGTGGATGTGGTGGCCCTGGGCCGCCGCAGCCTGCGTACGCTGAGCCGCTGTAGCCTGCACTCTGCCAGCCCGGCCTCGGTGCGCTCCCTGGGCCGCTTCTCCTCGGCCTCGAGCCCACGGCCCCGCAGCCGCCACCCTTCATCTTCCAGCGACACCTGGAGCCACTCGCAGTCCTCAGACACCATCGTGTCCGACGGCTCCACGCTCTCCTCCAAGGGTGGCTCTGAGGGCCGGCCCGAGGGCTCTGTGGCCAGCACCGGTGTGGCACCCCTTCCCCAGGGCGGTAGCGGGAGGGGCTCTCCCAGTGGGGGCAGCACTGCAGAGGCCTCGGACACGACCAGCATTCGGAGTGGCGGGCAGCTGTCCAGCCGGAGCGTGTCCCTGCGGAAGCTGAAGCGGCCTCCGCCACCCCCCCGCCGGACCTACTCGCTCCACCAGCGGGGCTCAGTGCCCCCTGAGGGGCCTTTGGGGCTGCCACCCAGGCCCGATCGCAAGCAGCAGTCACAGCAGCCTCGGCCACCCACCACTGGGGGGCCcgaaggggtgggggcagtggccTGTCCGTCCAGCTCAGCAGGCAGCTGGGTACCGGGcttgtctccaagtggctcccggCGCCCCCCGCGTTCCCCGGAACGGACACTCTCCCCCTCCAGTGGGTATTCCAGCCAAAGCGgcacccctaccctccctcccaagGGCCTGACAGGTGCCCCCGCATCCCCAGgcaagacccagccccctaagcccgaGCGTATCACCTCGCTGCGATCTCCCGGGGTTTCCGTCTcctcttccctcacttccctgtgCTCCTCTTCCTCTGACCCGGCCCCCTCAGAGCGCTCTGGTTTGCAAATGTCCACCACTCTGGGTGACAGGTTCGCCATACCTCCACACCCCAAGGTGCCTGCCCCCTTCTCGCCACCCCCCTTGAAGCCCAAGAATCCTAACCAGCCTGTCCCtgccccggctgcccctgctctgGCTTCTGGGCCTGTCTCTATACCTGATGGCACCCCTGTGACCCCTCCTGCCGCTCAGACATCTCTGACCCCACCCCAGGAGCCTTCTGTCATCTCCAAAAACCTGTCACCCCCACCATCCCCACCTCCATCTTACCATCCGCCTCCACCACCCACCAAGAAGCCTGAGGTAGTTGAGGAGGATCCGCCTGCCCCAGCAACTGCTGAAGggcccctccaggaccccagcTGGCCCCCGCCTCCGCCGCCTGCATCCGACGAGCAGGACCTGTCCATGGCCGACTTCCCCCCACCTGAGGAGGCCTTCTTTCTGGCTGGCCCTGAGCCCCCAGGCCCCTCGGAGCCCCTGGAGCCTGTCTGCTCTCTAGTCACCTTGCCTCCCGCAGCCACCAGCTCTTCCCAGAACCAGCCTCCCGGTGCTCCAGAGCCCCCGGCCCCGCCGCCTCTGACTTCTGCTTTAGGAGTTCTGGCCAAGCCCCCCCAGAAGGAACTGGTGGGCGGCAGCAAGTGCAGTGGGTCTACCAGGGAGGACTCGGGCACACCCCTGGTCACGCCGTCGCTCCTGCAGATGGTGCGGCTGCGCTCCGTGGGTGCACCCACAGCTGGTCCAGCCCCAGTGCCAGGGCCAGCAGCGCCCCAGAAGCCACTACGGCGGGCCCTGTCAGGGCGGGCCAGCCCAGTGCCTGGCCCCTCCTCGGGGCTGCACGCAGCCGTCCGACTCAAGGCCTCCAGCCTGGCTGCCAGCGAGACACTTGCAGGTGCCCAGGCCAACGGGCCAGCTGAGGCGGAGCCCCGGTCCCCCCAGTCTCCTGCCCCTGTGGCCAGCTTCATATTTGCCAAGGGCACCAAGAAGCTGCCACGGGAGCGGCCGGGCTCACCGGAGGCCCCGGTGGACCTCCAACGGAATCTGGTCGCTGAACTTCGGAGCATCTCTGAGCAACGGCCTTCCCAGGCCCCAAAGAAGCCCTTGAAGACGCCCCCACCTGTGGCCCGcaagccctctgtgggagtgcccCCGCCCTCCTCCCCTAACTTTCCTCGGGCTGAGCCCCTTCCTGCTCCTCCTACCAATGGGCTCCTTCACCCGGATACCAGGACTAAGGGAGAGCCGGCTGAGAATGGAGGCATCGAGCTGCTGGTGGGCCCAGAGGACCGGCAGCAGGGCCTGCCTGGCCCAG ACCCACCCAAAGAGCTGGTCTGA
- the NHSL3 gene encoding NHS-like protein 3 isoform X1 produces MAARATPAAPAAEEPGGPGGAQRKKKSRSGPSGLRRAFSWLRGKRRKKKAAGAEGAESATPRAKKADEKARKAKGKGRGSAKAENDKRLSTGPGQGPAAGVDEHSDNVFFPSGRPPHLEELHTQAQEGLRSLQHQEKQKLSKGAWDHGDTQSIQSSRTGPDEDSISFCSQATSYTGETSTAEDALSIRSEMIQRRGSTFRPHDSFPKKSGRRRRTRRSTVLGLPQHVQKELGLRNEREAPGTPRPPGPRDAVRIPTVDGHPAGLSSGSGVRVSLQALEVEAEAGAEAQAEAMLQRHIDSVYRDDTLVGRSTGARPPPLTRPMSLAVPGMTGGVGPPEPLSPAMSISPQATYLSKLIPHAVLPPTVDVVALGRRSLRTLSRCSLHSASPASVRSLGRFSSASSPRPRSRHPSSSSDTWSHSQSSDTIVSDGSTLSSKGGSEGRPEGSVASTGVAPLPQGGSGRGSPSGGSTAEASDTTSIRSGGQLSSRSVSLRKLKRPPPPPRRTYSLHQRGSVPPEGPLGLPPRPDRKQQSQQPRPPTTGGPEGVGAVACPSSSAGSWVPGLSPSGSRRPPRSPERTLSPSSGYSSQSGTPTLPPKGLTGAPASPGKTQPPKPERITSLRSPGVSVSSSLTSLCSSSSDPAPSERSGLQMSTTLGDRFAIPPHPKVPAPFSPPPLKPKNPNQPVPAPAAPALASGPVSIPDGTPVTPPAAQTSLTPPQEPSVISKNLSPPPSPPPSYHPPPPPTKKPEVVEEDPPAPATAEGPLQDPSWPPPPPPASDEQDLSMADFPPPEEAFFLAGPEPPGPSEPLEPVCSLVTLPPAATSSSQNQPPGAPEPPAPPPLTSALGVLAKPPQKELVGGSKCSGSTREDSGTPLVTPSLLQMVRLRSVGAPTAGPAPVPGPAAPQKPLRRALSGRASPVPGPSSGLHAAVRLKASSLAASETLAGAQANGPAEAEPRSPQSPAPVASFIFAKGTKKLPRERPGSPEAPVDLQRNLVAELRSISEQRPSQAPKKPLKTPPPVARKPSVGVPPPSSPNFPRAEPLPAPPTNGLLHPDTRTKGEPAENGGIELLVGPEDRQQGLPGPDPPKELV; encoded by the exons GCTCTGCCAAAGCTGAGAATGACAAACGTCTCAGCACAGGGCCCGGCCAGGGGCCAGCGGCAGGCGTGGATGAGCATTCGGACAATGTCTTCTTCCCCAGTGGGCGGCCTCCTCACTTGGAGGAGCTGCACACACAGGCCCAGGAGGGGCTCCGTTCGCTGCAGCACCAAG aaaaacagaaactgAGCAAGGGGGCCTGGGACCATGGAGACACCCAGAGCATCCAG TCCTCACGGACAGGCCCGGATGAAGACAGCATCTCCTTCTGCAGCCAGGCCACGTCCTATACGGGAGAGACCTCCACCGCCGAGGACGCCCTCTCCATCCGCTCCGAGATGATCCAGCGCAGAG GCTCTACCTTCCGACCCCATGACTCTTTCCCCAAAAAGTCGGGGCGACGGCGGCGCACTCGCCGGAGCACGGTGCTGGGGCTGCCGCAGCATGTGCAGAAGGAACTGG GCCTGCGGAATGAGCGAGAGGCCCCAGGTACCCCCCGGCCTCCTGGCCCCCGGGATGCCGTGCGCATCCCCACAGTGGACGGCCACCCAGCAGGCTTGTCCTCCGGGTCGGGGGTCCGGGTGTCCCTGCAGGCCCTGGAGGTGGAGGCTGAAGCGGGGGCTGAGGCCCAGGCGGAGGCCATGCTGCAGCGCCACATTGACTCTGTCTACCGGGATGACACCCTCGTTGGCCGGTCCACGGGGGCCCGGCCTCCTCCACTGACCCGGCCCATGTCCTTGGCGGTGCCTGGGATGACTGGAGGGGTGGGGCCTCCAGAGCCCCTAAGCCCAGCCATGTCCATCTCGCCCCAGGCCACTTACCTCTCCAAACTGATCCCGCACGCAGTGCTGCCGCCCACGGTGGATGTGGTGGCCCTGGGCCGCCGCAGCCTGCGTACGCTGAGCCGCTGTAGCCTGCACTCTGCCAGCCCGGCCTCGGTGCGCTCCCTGGGCCGCTTCTCCTCGGCCTCGAGCCCACGGCCCCGCAGCCGCCACCCTTCATCTTCCAGCGACACCTGGAGCCACTCGCAGTCCTCAGACACCATCGTGTCCGACGGCTCCACGCTCTCCTCCAAGGGTGGCTCTGAGGGCCGGCCCGAGGGCTCTGTGGCCAGCACCGGTGTGGCACCCCTTCCCCAGGGCGGTAGCGGGAGGGGCTCTCCCAGTGGGGGCAGCACTGCAGAGGCCTCGGACACGACCAGCATTCGGAGTGGCGGGCAGCTGTCCAGCCGGAGCGTGTCCCTGCGGAAGCTGAAGCGGCCTCCGCCACCCCCCCGCCGGACCTACTCGCTCCACCAGCGGGGCTCAGTGCCCCCTGAGGGGCCTTTGGGGCTGCCACCCAGGCCCGATCGCAAGCAGCAGTCACAGCAGCCTCGGCCACCCACCACTGGGGGGCCcgaaggggtgggggcagtggccTGTCCGTCCAGCTCAGCAGGCAGCTGGGTACCGGGcttgtctccaagtggctcccggCGCCCCCCGCGTTCCCCGGAACGGACACTCTCCCCCTCCAGTGGGTATTCCAGCCAAAGCGgcacccctaccctccctcccaagGGCCTGACAGGTGCCCCCGCATCCCCAGgcaagacccagccccctaagcccgaGCGTATCACCTCGCTGCGATCTCCCGGGGTTTCCGTCTcctcttccctcacttccctgtgCTCCTCTTCCTCTGACCCGGCCCCCTCAGAGCGCTCTGGTTTGCAAATGTCCACCACTCTGGGTGACAGGTTCGCCATACCTCCACACCCCAAGGTGCCTGCCCCCTTCTCGCCACCCCCCTTGAAGCCCAAGAATCCTAACCAGCCTGTCCCtgccccggctgcccctgctctgGCTTCTGGGCCTGTCTCTATACCTGATGGCACCCCTGTGACCCCTCCTGCCGCTCAGACATCTCTGACCCCACCCCAGGAGCCTTCTGTCATCTCCAAAAACCTGTCACCCCCACCATCCCCACCTCCATCTTACCATCCGCCTCCACCACCCACCAAGAAGCCTGAGGTAGTTGAGGAGGATCCGCCTGCCCCAGCAACTGCTGAAGggcccctccaggaccccagcTGGCCCCCGCCTCCGCCGCCTGCATCCGACGAGCAGGACCTGTCCATGGCCGACTTCCCCCCACCTGAGGAGGCCTTCTTTCTGGCTGGCCCTGAGCCCCCAGGCCCCTCGGAGCCCCTGGAGCCTGTCTGCTCTCTAGTCACCTTGCCTCCCGCAGCCACCAGCTCTTCCCAGAACCAGCCTCCCGGTGCTCCAGAGCCCCCGGCCCCGCCGCCTCTGACTTCTGCTTTAGGAGTTCTGGCCAAGCCCCCCCAGAAGGAACTGGTGGGCGGCAGCAAGTGCAGTGGGTCTACCAGGGAGGACTCGGGCACACCCCTGGTCACGCCGTCGCTCCTGCAGATGGTGCGGCTGCGCTCCGTGGGTGCACCCACAGCTGGTCCAGCCCCAGTGCCAGGGCCAGCAGCGCCCCAGAAGCCACTACGGCGGGCCCTGTCAGGGCGGGCCAGCCCAGTGCCTGGCCCCTCCTCGGGGCTGCACGCAGCCGTCCGACTCAAGGCCTCCAGCCTGGCTGCCAGCGAGACACTTGCAGGTGCCCAGGCCAACGGGCCAGCTGAGGCGGAGCCCCGGTCCCCCCAGTCTCCTGCCCCTGTGGCCAGCTTCATATTTGCCAAGGGCACCAAGAAGCTGCCACGGGAGCGGCCGGGCTCACCGGAGGCCCCGGTGGACCTCCAACGGAATCTGGTCGCTGAACTTCGGAGCATCTCTGAGCAACGGCCTTCCCAGGCCCCAAAGAAGCCCTTGAAGACGCCCCCACCTGTGGCCCGcaagccctctgtgggagtgcccCCGCCCTCCTCCCCTAACTTTCCTCGGGCTGAGCCCCTTCCTGCTCCTCCTACCAATGGGCTCCTTCACCCGGATACCAGGACTAAGGGAGAGCCGGCTGAGAATGGAGGCATCGAGCTGCTGGTGGGCCCAGAGGACCGGCAGCAGGGCCTGCCTGGCCCAG ACCCACCCAAAGAGCTGGTCTGA